One genomic region from Streptomyces sp. NBC_00457 encodes:
- a CDS encoding VWA domain-containing protein encodes MTTEAMDPAQERLRRWRLVLGGDAADGTGCTLAGQDAAMDGALSALYGQGEKPRTGRDRSAGLGASAPSVARWLGDIRAYFPSSVVQVMQRDAIDRLGLATLLLEPEMLEAVDADVHLVGTLLSLNKAMPETTKETARAVVRKVVEDLEKRLASRTRATLTGALDRSARVNRPRHHDIDWNRTIAANLKHYLPEYRTIVPERLIGYGRASQSMKKEVILCIDQSGSMAASVVYASVFGAVLASMRSVSTRLVVFDTAVVDLTDQLDDPVDVLFGTQLGGGTDINRALAYCQSQITRPAETVVVLISDLYEGGIRNEMLKRVAAMKGSGVQFVTLLALSDEGAPAYDREHAAALAALGAPAFACTPDLFPEVMAAAIEKRPLPVPDSA; translated from the coding sequence ATGACGACCGAGGCGATGGACCCGGCGCAGGAGCGGTTGCGGCGGTGGCGGCTGGTGCTCGGGGGTGACGCGGCTGACGGCACCGGGTGCACGCTGGCCGGGCAGGACGCCGCGATGGACGGGGCGCTCTCCGCGCTCTACGGGCAGGGGGAGAAACCGCGGACGGGACGGGACCGTTCGGCGGGGCTGGGGGCGTCGGCGCCGTCAGTGGCGCGCTGGCTCGGGGACATCCGGGCGTACTTCCCCTCCTCCGTGGTGCAGGTGATGCAGCGTGACGCCATCGACCGGCTCGGCCTCGCCACGCTGCTGCTAGAGCCGGAGATGCTGGAGGCGGTGGACGCGGACGTGCATCTCGTCGGCACGCTGCTCTCGCTGAACAAGGCGATGCCGGAGACCACGAAGGAGACGGCACGGGCGGTCGTGCGCAAGGTCGTCGAGGACCTCGAGAAACGGCTCGCCAGCCGCACCCGGGCCACGCTCACCGGCGCCCTCGACCGCAGCGCACGCGTCAACCGGCCCCGCCATCACGACATCGACTGGAACCGCACGATCGCGGCCAACCTCAAGCACTACCTGCCCGAGTACCGGACGATCGTGCCCGAGCGGCTCATCGGATACGGGCGGGCCTCCCAGTCCATGAAGAAGGAAGTCATCCTCTGCATCGACCAGTCGGGGTCGATGGCGGCGTCGGTCGTCTACGCATCGGTGTTCGGGGCGGTGCTGGCGTCGATGCGGTCGGTCAGTACGCGGCTCGTCGTCTTCGACACGGCCGTCGTCGACCTCACCGACCAGCTCGACGATCCGGTCGATGTGCTCTTCGGCACGCAACTCGGCGGCGGTACGGACATCAACCGGGCGCTCGCGTACTGCCAGTCGCAGATCACCCGGCCCGCGGAGACGGTGGTCGTGCTGATCAGCGACCTCTACGAGGGAGGCATCCGGAACGAGATGCTCAAGCGGGTCGCGGCGATGAAGGGGTCGGGGGTGCAGTTCGTGACGCTTCTCGCGCTGTCGGACGAGGGGGCGCCCGCGTATGACCGGGAGCACGCGGCCGCACTCGCGGCGCTGGGCGCGCCGGCCTTCGCCTGCACGCCCGATCTGTTCCCCGAGGTGATGGCTGCGGCGATCGAGAAGCGGCCGTTGCCGGTTCCGGACAGCGCATGA